Proteins co-encoded in one Brassica oleracea var. oleracea cultivar TO1000 chromosome C4, BOL, whole genome shotgun sequence genomic window:
- the LOC106338713 gene encoding uncharacterized protein LOC106338713 yields MRRVIVVDGTFLKSKYKGVLLVATAVDRNSNLYSIAFGIVDSKNERSWEWFMRQLKVVIVDDHHLAFISDRYGSIAKAIENVYPLARHGICIHHLVNNVVTYYHGKGLVGLVSKASKAYRVADFEKTFANVCNISPTIEKYLREADVHKWARCQFPGYKYDIRTTNPAESINSALRSPRVYPVIPLLDSIREMLTRWFCKRKKLISKHKHPLTKDVEKKIDRRTEKGSTFVVYPVRDGRLLVRGDKFDCLVDLDRRTCSCGKYNLLKIPCRHTLKAGFHVGREPHTLTDLMYTTRAWREAYRESINPIDVPEDAWFIQEDVKQVNVLPPDTSRSVGRKRKHRYETVEDKIRSSQTSQKNQPRKCSMSGHNIATCEIPI; encoded by the coding sequence ATGCGGCGGGTTATTGTGGTCGATGGGACGTTTTTGAAGAGTAAATACAAAGGAGTTCTACTGGTTGCAACTGCTGTAGACAGGAATTCTAATTTGTATTCTATTGCATTCGGAATAGTTGACTCAAAGAACGAGCGGTCTTGGGAATGGTTTATGAGACAACTTAAGGTTGTCATTGTTGATGATCATCATTTGGCTTTTATTTCGGACAGATATGGGTCCATCGCTAAGGCGATTGAGAACGTGTATCCATTAGCTAGACATGGTATTTGTATTCATCATTTAGTGAATAATGTGGTAACATATTATCATGGGAAAGGACTTGTTGGGTTGGTTTCAAAGGCGTCCAAGGCTTATAGAGTTGCTGATTTTGAAAAGACGTTTGCTAATGTGTGTAATATCAGTCCGACAATTGAAAAGTACCTTAGGGAGGCTGATGTGCATAAATGGGCTAGATGTCAATTCCCTGGATACAAATATGACATAAGGACAACCAACCCTGCTGAATCTATCAACTCTGCTTTGCGCTCACCGAGAGTGTATCCAGTCATTCCTTTACTGGATAGTATCAGGGAAATGCTGACACGGTGGTTTTGTAAGCGTAAGAAACTGATTTCGAAGCATAAACATCCTCTGACCAAAGATGTGGAGAAGAAGATAGATAGAAGAACTGAGAAAGGCTCCACATTTGTAGTTTACCCTGTCAGGGATGGTCGATTGCTTGTTAGAGGTGATAAATTCGACTGCTTAGTTGATTTGGATAGAAGGACTTGCTCATGTGGAAAGTACAACCTTTTGAAGATCCCTTGTAGGCACACACTTAAAGCTGGTTTTCATGTTGGAAGAGAGCCACACACATTGACTGATTTGATGTATACGACAAGAGCTTGGAGAGAAGCTTATCGAGAAAGCATAAATCCTATTGATGTTCCTGAGGATGCTTGGTTCATACAAGAAGATGTTAAGCAAGTCAATGTGCTACCACCAGACACAAGTAGATCAGTTGGAAGAAAAAGAAAACACAGATATGAAACTGTTGAAGACAAAATTCGGTCATCGCAAACATCACAAAAGAATCAGCCTCGCAAGTGTAGTATGAGTGGGCACAACATAGCAACTTGTGAAATACCAATATAG